The Kroppenstedtia pulmonis genome has a segment encoding these proteins:
- the murA gene encoding UDP-N-acetylglucosamine 1-carboxyvinyltransferase: protein MEKIIVRGGNRLKGRVKVHGAKNAVLPIIAASILPSRGDIVIQDIPLLEDVKTITQLLAGMGIKTEMGENDVRINAQHVASTEAPYDLVRKMRASFLVMGPLLARKKHGRIALPGGCAIGSRPIDQHLKGLEAMGAEFEIGQGYIEGRVPDRLRGARIYLDVASVGATENIMMAAALAQGRTTIENAACEPEVVDLANFINVMGGKVRGAGTDTIRIDGVDFLHGTEYCVIPDRIEAGTYMAAAAITRGEVFVEGAISEHLNPFIAKLREMGVHVLEGENGIHVRADDPLKPVDVKTLPYPGFPTDLQSQMMAILMTAEGSSILTETVFENRFMHVEEMKRMGSNMKIDGRSVMIEGGHPLSGAQVKATDLRAGAALVLTGLVAKGVTEVTELHHIDRGYVQLVEKLKGLGADIQRVSETSDKEGLEFQHSSYA, encoded by the coding sequence TTGGAAAAAATTATTGTACGTGGTGGCAACCGGCTAAAGGGACGAGTCAAAGTACATGGTGCCAAGAATGCTGTTTTGCCAATCATTGCCGCATCCATCTTGCCATCACGGGGGGATATCGTCATTCAGGATATTCCCTTGCTGGAAGATGTAAAAACGATCACCCAACTTTTGGCCGGTATGGGAATTAAAACCGAGATGGGTGAAAATGATGTACGGATCAATGCACAACATGTGGCAAGTACAGAAGCCCCCTATGATTTGGTTCGCAAGATGCGTGCATCTTTTCTGGTGATGGGCCCTTTGTTGGCCCGTAAAAAACATGGACGCATTGCCCTTCCCGGAGGATGCGCCATCGGGAGCAGGCCGATTGACCAACATTTAAAGGGCCTGGAAGCCATGGGGGCGGAATTTGAAATTGGTCAGGGTTACATAGAAGGCCGTGTTCCTGACCGGTTGCGGGGAGCACGGATTTATCTGGATGTAGCCAGTGTCGGGGCGACGGAAAACATTATGATGGCAGCTGCTTTGGCCCAAGGGCGTACGACGATTGAAAATGCCGCCTGTGAGCCGGAGGTTGTCGACTTGGCCAACTTCATCAATGTGATGGGGGGCAAAGTCCGGGGAGCCGGAACGGATACGATCCGCATCGATGGTGTGGACTTCCTGCACGGGACAGAGTATTGCGTCATTCCTGACCGGATTGAAGCCGGTACCTACATGGCGGCAGCGGCTATTACCAGGGGAGAAGTATTTGTGGAGGGTGCCATTTCCGAGCATCTGAATCCATTTATTGCGAAGTTGCGGGAAATGGGAGTTCATGTCCTGGAGGGAGAAAACGGAATCCACGTTCGGGCTGACGATCCCTTGAAACCGGTGGATGTGAAAACATTGCCCTATCCTGGATTCCCCACGGACTTGCAGTCCCAGATGATGGCTATTTTGATGACGGCGGAAGGAAGCAGCATACTAACCGAAACCGTGTTTGAAAACCGATTTATGCATGTGGAAGAAATGAAGCGGATGGGTTCCAACATGAAGATCGATGGGCGTTCTGTCATGATCGAGGGAGGACATCCTTTATCCGGAGCTCAGGTTAAAGCGACGGATCTCCGGGCGGGGGCCGCTCTGGTCTTGACCGGGCTGGTGGCAAAGGGAGTGACGGAAGTTACCGAACTTCATCATATTGACCGGGGATATGTCCAACTGGTGGAGAAACTGAAAGGATTGGGAGCAGATATCCAACGTGTTTCCGAAACCTCAGATAAAGAAGGCCTGGAATTCCAGCACTCATCCTATGCTTAA
- a CDS encoding ABC transporter ATP-binding protein, which translates to MEKEVVIDINGFSKSYEGTSVVHNLSLKILKGEAFGLLGPNGAGKTTILESIVGLRKPSAGSIQVMGCNSHKYPYKIKKMIGVQPQEASLIPTLKVKETLELFSSFYGNPRSTNALLQMMKLVSKKDALVKHLSGGQKQRLLVAVAIISNPKVLFLDEPSSSLDPQARHHLWEAIFELKREGKTIILTTHTMEEAQILCDRVAILDHGRMIALGRPLELIEKFFPIKKIHIRVQGDIDMRSMEKLPEIISVKKEASQGNHYVTLESDQSDITLKRLFSNQLPIQKWSHLRIDQGNLEDVFLALTGRSIREGVVT; encoded by the coding sequence ATGGAAAAAGAGGTTGTAATCGATATAAATGGTTTCTCCAAAAGTTATGAGGGTACGTCGGTAGTCCATAATTTGTCATTAAAAATTCTCAAAGGGGAGGCTTTTGGTCTCCTCGGTCCAAATGGTGCCGGAAAAACAACGATTCTGGAAAGTATAGTCGGCCTTCGAAAGCCTTCGGCTGGCAGTATACAGGTTATGGGATGCAACTCTCACAAATATCCATACAAAATCAAAAAAATGATAGGGGTTCAGCCTCAAGAGGCCAGTTTGATCCCCACTTTGAAAGTGAAAGAGACTTTGGAATTGTTCTCCAGCTTTTATGGGAACCCTCGTTCGACCAATGCGCTGTTGCAAATGATGAAACTGGTAAGTAAAAAAGATGCACTGGTAAAGCATTTGTCCGGGGGACAAAAGCAACGTCTGTTAGTTGCTGTGGCCATCATTTCCAACCCGAAAGTCCTGTTTTTGGACGAGCCGAGCAGTTCATTGGATCCCCAAGCCAGACATCATCTTTGGGAAGCAATTTTCGAATTGAAAAGAGAAGGGAAAACGATCATTCTGACTACCCATACGATGGAAGAAGCCCAGATATTGTGTGACCGGGTGGCGATCTTGGATCATGGGCGGATGATTGCTTTGGGTCGCCCCTTGGAACTGATCGAGAAGTTTTTTCCCATCAAGAAGATTCACATCCGAGTTCAAGGAGATATTGATATGCGCAGCATGGAAAAACTGCCGGAAATTATTTCTGTCAAAAAAGAAGCTTCCCAAGGGAATCACTATGTTACTTTGGAATCCGACCAGTCAGATATTACATTGAAACGATTGTTTTCAAACCAGCTTCCAATCCAAAAATGGAGTCACCTACGAATCGATCAAGGGAATCTGGAAGATGTTTTTTTGGCATTGACCGGCAGGTCTATTCGTGAGGGAGTTGTAACATGA
- a CDS encoding YwmB family TATA-box binding protein encodes MWKSRLRVRLGILCPLVLLLAASAPLPQTETALVQLMEDVGAEPAFYMMHHGSRTTSAYGRAEVPQMMSRLAKDMDLGPVQSISVGDGLRWNASGYWTRNLRVELNVMNDKPQSNFVKPYISVRVEGRGLPDHRLSQARKRLVHVLRLHGIEPRTHFSVQGMVHSAEGISKKKIVDQVLTQLGAHEVESMKSSHTVSVSAYTPLFTGGLKTKGGRMNLQAAVKTSDDHRIILTLGTPIITIEY; translated from the coding sequence ATGTGGAAGAGTAGGTTACGGGTGCGGTTGGGTATTCTTTGCCCCTTGGTGCTGCTCTTGGCAGCTTCAGCACCCCTGCCCCAGACGGAAACGGCATTGGTTCAACTCATGGAGGATGTAGGAGCAGAACCTGCATTTTACATGATGCACCATGGTAGTCGGACGACTTCTGCTTATGGGAGAGCAGAAGTTCCTCAGATGATGTCCCGTTTGGCCAAGGATATGGATTTGGGACCGGTTCAGTCGATTTCAGTTGGCGATGGTTTGCGCTGGAATGCTTCCGGTTATTGGACACGAAACCTACGAGTAGAATTAAACGTTATGAACGATAAGCCGCAATCTAATTTTGTGAAACCATATATTTCCGTTCGGGTGGAAGGACGCGGGCTGCCGGATCATCGTCTGTCACAGGCTCGAAAGCGGCTTGTTCATGTTCTTCGATTACATGGAATCGAGCCCCGTACTCATTTTTCTGTTCAAGGAATGGTTCATTCTGCAGAAGGGATCAGCAAAAAGAAGATTGTCGACCAGGTATTGACACAGTTGGGAGCACATGAAGTCGAGTCGATGAAGTCAAGCCATACCGTCAGTGTGTCTGCTTACACCCCTCTTTTTACCGGGGGATTGAAAACCAAGGGTGGAAGGATGAACCTTCAGGCAGCTGTTAAAACAAGTGATGATCATCGTATCATCCTTACCCTTGGAACTCCGATTATTACGATAGAATACTAG
- a CDS encoding M23 family metallopeptidase, whose translation MKPEDQKPVGTVEKISSLKWKRLFAKKWFFPAVYLAAAALILSLVWWYQGTRDTGVTKPNTGVGDIELKQEPMPDETEKMKPPLAGNAEAVTTKNYYDEAGSEKSKEASLVEYANTYWPHSGIDYARKDGKTFDIVAAMSGKVQRVEENPLTGYQVEIQHQDGLMTVYQSLSDVKVKKGQEVAQGEPFAKAGRNQFEKETGNHLHFEVRKNGEAVNPETYLKKNN comes from the coding sequence ATGAAACCAGAAGACCAAAAGCCGGTCGGCACGGTTGAAAAGATCTCGAGTCTCAAGTGGAAACGGTTATTCGCCAAGAAGTGGTTTTTTCCCGCCGTCTACTTAGCCGCAGCAGCACTTATCCTAAGCCTGGTATGGTGGTATCAGGGCACCCGGGATACCGGAGTGACGAAGCCGAATACCGGTGTGGGGGATATCGAACTAAAACAAGAGCCAATGCCTGATGAGACGGAAAAGATGAAACCACCTTTGGCGGGGAATGCTGAAGCCGTCACAACCAAAAATTATTATGATGAAGCAGGTTCAGAAAAGTCGAAAGAGGCTTCGCTGGTTGAATATGCAAATACCTATTGGCCCCACTCGGGGATTGATTATGCCCGCAAAGACGGTAAAACCTTTGATATTGTGGCCGCCATGAGCGGAAAAGTCCAGCGGGTGGAGGAAAATCCCCTTACGGGTTACCAGGTGGAGATCCAGCACCAGGATGGTTTGATGACGGTTTATCAGAGCTTGTCAGATGTAAAGGTGAAAAAAGGACAGGAAGTGGCTCAGGGAGAGCCCTTCGCCAAAGCCGGCCGTAACCAGTTTGAAAAAGAAACCGGCAACCATCTCCACTTTGAGGTTCGGAAAAATGGTGAAGCAGTTAACCCCGAAACGTATTTAAAGAAAAATAATTAA
- a CDS encoding NADH-quinone oxidoreductase subunit N, giving the protein MEKYLLDYDWTVMAPELIILAAAALLSIISLFMKENQNKSLLAWLGLASVLGALYVTVTQFGGPPYEILEDTYRVDDFGLAFKTLLLLGTGLILLVSVREVHQEDTPYQGEYYYLLLAALLGGMLMTSSGDLITLFVGLELLSISTYVLAGIRKKRMDSNEAAWKYVVLGGVSSAFTLYGMSFLYGLTGTTNLYTARERLGEAFQEGYEPFVYLSLFLMLFGFGFKIASAPFHMWVPDVYQGSHTMVTSFLAVVSKTAAFSLVTRVVLVGYLFLINQELTGGGQVVIPALLILSALSMVVGNTVALRQLNAKRMLAYSSIAHAGYLLVPMATMGPLLFESLFFYLAAYLLMTLGAFTVFSLVERDTGTEDIACFAGLSRRSPLTAAAMTVFLLSLAGIPITAGFFGKFYILINAVTTEHYWLAGIMLATTVVSYFYYFGIIRMMYFRPPSVEKRLKVPLGSALMITIAVIGTLSLGITPQLLLEQMKQVDWHSMLLPLFEGQPPVQ; this is encoded by the coding sequence ATGGAAAAATATCTGCTGGATTACGACTGGACCGTCATGGCTCCGGAGCTGATTATCCTTGCCGCCGCCGCCCTGCTTTCCATTATCAGTTTGTTTATGAAAGAGAATCAGAATAAGTCCCTGTTGGCATGGCTGGGACTCGCCTCAGTCTTGGGGGCGCTGTACGTTACCGTTACGCAGTTTGGCGGTCCCCCATATGAGATCTTGGAAGATACCTATCGGGTGGATGACTTCGGCTTGGCATTTAAGACGTTGTTGCTTTTGGGGACCGGTTTGATTCTTCTGGTTTCTGTGCGGGAAGTCCACCAGGAGGATACCCCTTACCAGGGAGAATATTATTATCTCTTGTTGGCCGCCTTGCTCGGTGGAATGCTCATGACTTCCTCCGGTGATTTGATTACGTTGTTTGTCGGATTGGAGTTGCTGAGTATTTCCACCTATGTATTGGCCGGGATCAGAAAAAAACGAATGGACTCCAATGAAGCCGCATGGAAATACGTGGTTTTGGGAGGAGTCTCCTCTGCCTTCACTCTTTATGGCATGTCTTTTCTCTACGGATTGACGGGAACCACCAATCTGTACACCGCCAGGGAACGGTTGGGGGAAGCTTTTCAAGAGGGATACGAGCCCTTTGTTTATCTCTCTTTGTTTCTTATGCTGTTTGGATTCGGCTTTAAAATTGCTTCCGCTCCTTTTCACATGTGGGTACCGGATGTGTATCAAGGTTCCCATACCATGGTCACTTCTTTTTTGGCTGTCGTATCCAAGACTGCCGCTTTCTCTTTGGTAACCCGGGTAGTGTTGGTAGGGTATTTGTTCCTCATCAACCAGGAGTTGACCGGGGGCGGTCAAGTTGTCATTCCCGCTTTGCTGATCCTGTCGGCTCTGTCCATGGTTGTGGGTAACACCGTGGCTCTGCGGCAGTTGAACGCCAAGCGGATGTTGGCCTACTCCAGTATTGCCCATGCGGGATACCTGTTGGTTCCCATGGCTACAATGGGACCGTTATTGTTCGAAAGCCTGTTCTTTTATCTGGCGGCTTACCTGTTGATGACACTGGGTGCCTTTACGGTATTTTCCTTGGTTGAGCGGGATACGGGAACAGAGGATATCGCCTGTTTTGCCGGGCTTTCCCGGAGATCTCCCTTAACTGCTGCGGCGATGACCGTCTTTTTACTCTCCCTGGCCGGGATACCGATTACGGCAGGATTTTTTGGAAAGTTTTACATCCTGATCAATGCTGTCACGACAGAGCATTATTGGCTTGCCGGCATCATGTTGGCCACTACCGTCGTTTCCTACTTCTATTACTTCGGGATCATTCGGATGATGTACTTCCGTCCCCCCTCTGTGGAGAAACGATTGAAGGTGCCCTTGGGTTCTGCTCTGATGATCACCATCGCCGTAATTGGCACCTTGTCCCTGGGAATCACGCCCCAGCTGTTACTGGAGCAAATGAAGCAGGTGGATTGGCATTCCATGTTGCTGCCTTTGTTTGAGGGACAGCCGCCTGTTCAATAG
- a CDS encoding ABC transporter permease, with amino-acid sequence MTKIRNAFLQLFLMNARVLTREKNTFFFVMIFPFIFIAIFALAANQSEGTPVSVGIAGSQSSEQMMELIHKSLKESKQFDVQKLNRSELFDKVGNQDMEVGIILGEGSKEDHNENHMEVIYHGSSKNAAEQIEGFLSRMTRPANAPPIMSRQTGGEETEFDVLKFTFPAVIIIAFAMLSIMGTSLPLIIMRQRGTLRLFALTPVNRLAFFGAQISVRFLIAVIQLILIMAYGYIIGILTIEMIPLFLFVSFMGLLMFFSFGFFLGGVMKSQEVLNGVQGILSVLMIACGIFVPFDQLPEVVVRIAKFIPLTYLGDALQQIVLSSQGIASIATDCLVLGAAALVFILLSTWTFRWEMEDEKQFKGTDRQTMKD; translated from the coding sequence ATGACAAAAATACGGAATGCTTTTTTACAATTGTTTTTAATGAATGCACGGGTATTGACACGTGAAAAAAATACGTTCTTTTTTGTGATGATATTCCCCTTTATATTTATAGCGATCTTTGCCTTAGCCGCCAATCAGTCGGAAGGTACGCCTGTTTCCGTCGGTATCGCAGGGAGCCAATCTTCGGAACAAATGATGGAGTTGATTCACAAAAGTTTAAAGGAGAGTAAGCAATTTGATGTTCAAAAACTGAACAGGAGTGAGTTGTTTGACAAGGTTGGAAATCAAGATATGGAAGTGGGTATTATACTGGGGGAAGGCTCGAAAGAGGATCACAATGAAAACCATATGGAAGTAATCTATCATGGGTCCAGTAAAAACGCGGCTGAACAGATAGAAGGATTTCTGTCCCGAATGACACGTCCAGCAAACGCTCCACCTATCATGTCAAGACAAACAGGGGGAGAGGAAACTGAATTTGATGTCCTGAAATTTACATTTCCTGCTGTCATCATTATCGCTTTTGCAATGCTGAGTATAATGGGAACCTCCCTGCCTTTGATTATCATGAGGCAACGTGGAACCTTACGACTCTTCGCTTTAACACCTGTTAACCGACTTGCTTTTTTCGGTGCTCAGATAAGTGTTCGTTTCCTGATTGCGGTCATACAATTAATACTCATCATGGCTTATGGATATATAATTGGTATTCTCACTATTGAAATGATACCGTTATTTTTGTTTGTTTCGTTTATGGGTTTATTGATGTTTTTCTCGTTTGGTTTCTTTTTGGGTGGAGTTATGAAATCACAGGAAGTATTAAATGGCGTTCAGGGAATATTGTCTGTCCTAATGATCGCTTGCGGTATATTTGTACCTTTTGATCAGCTTCCAGAGGTAGTTGTTAGGATTGCCAAGTTCATTCCTCTTACTTATTTGGGTGATGCCTTGCAACAAATCGTGCTCAGCAGTCAGGGGATCGCTTCCATAGCCACAGATTGTCTGGTGTTAGGAGCCGCAGCATTGGTTTTTATTCTACTTTCCACTTGGACTTTTCGTTGGGAGATGGAGGATGAAAAACAATTTAAAGGCACTGATAGACAGACCATGAAAGACTAA
- a CDS encoding complex I subunit 4 family protein — protein sequence MESVLKVLPTLITFSPILGFLILLLIPRNRIRWIKGIGMVATLPPLLLTILLYLRFDFSTQEVQFQQVFNWFSIPLEQLTWEFTYQMGVDGLAMPLVVMTAIVASIAAVASMYVKERPKGYFLLFLLLEVGMLGVFMARNLLLFFLFFEITLVSAFFLIGIWGYVHREKAANRFLLYNGLGSAFMLLGFVGILFLFQTLDFDQLKEMMSNPQVQMFMEQPKVQSMIWGIVIALLIAFGIKLPVFPFHTWMLKVHAEAPPSLVMIHSGVLLKMGAYGIIRFGVELFPAQIREIAWVLALLGLINILYGAVLAFSQQDLKRVLAYSSVSHMGIILFGIGSLNVTGLTGSVFQAVSHGFISALMFFFIGALYERTGTTQIDELGGLAKKAPVLCGIFLTGGMALLGLPGMSGFVSEFMAFLGLFQREPVITILGVIGLILTAVYTLRAIMQTSFGPMEKRWSRLSDIRWTESVPMLALLAMILLIGIYPAVLGEALGTTLNMIASRIGG from the coding sequence ATGGAATCCGTCTTGAAGGTGCTTCCCACACTGATCACATTTTCGCCGATACTGGGCTTTTTAATCCTGTTGTTGATCCCACGAAATCGTATCCGTTGGATCAAAGGGATCGGGATGGTTGCCACTCTGCCCCCCCTTTTGTTGACCATCTTACTTTACCTGCGGTTTGATTTTTCCACTCAGGAGGTTCAGTTTCAGCAGGTTTTCAACTGGTTTTCTATACCCCTGGAGCAGTTGACCTGGGAATTTACTTACCAGATGGGAGTGGACGGACTCGCTATGCCCTTGGTGGTGATGACGGCGATCGTCGCTTCGATTGCTGCGGTGGCGTCGATGTACGTCAAGGAGCGGCCCAAGGGTTATTTTCTCCTGTTTCTGCTGTTGGAAGTGGGCATGCTGGGTGTGTTTATGGCCCGGAATCTCCTTTTGTTCTTCCTCTTTTTTGAGATCACCCTGGTGTCTGCCTTTTTCTTGATCGGAATCTGGGGGTATGTTCACCGGGAAAAAGCGGCCAATCGCTTTCTTCTGTACAACGGGTTGGGATCTGCTTTTATGCTCCTGGGTTTTGTGGGGATCTTGTTCCTGTTTCAAACCCTGGATTTTGATCAGCTCAAAGAGATGATGAGCAATCCCCAGGTACAGATGTTCATGGAACAGCCTAAGGTACAGTCCATGATATGGGGAATCGTGATTGCCTTACTGATTGCGTTTGGAATTAAGTTGCCTGTATTCCCCTTTCATACCTGGATGTTAAAAGTTCATGCGGAAGCGCCACCCTCGTTGGTGATGATTCATTCAGGTGTTTTGTTGAAAATGGGGGCCTATGGGATCATTCGGTTCGGAGTGGAGCTGTTTCCCGCCCAAATTCGGGAAATCGCCTGGGTTCTGGCGTTGTTGGGGTTGATCAATATTTTGTACGGTGCTGTTTTGGCCTTTTCTCAGCAGGATCTCAAACGTGTCTTGGCTTATTCCAGTGTCAGTCACATGGGAATCATCCTGTTCGGTATTGGGTCTCTCAATGTAACCGGCTTGACAGGCTCAGTCTTCCAGGCTGTGTCCCACGGGTTTATCTCAGCTTTGATGTTTTTCTTTATCGGCGCTTTGTATGAACGGACCGGAACCACCCAAATCGACGAATTGGGGGGACTGGCTAAAAAAGCACCAGTATTATGCGGTATTTTCCTTACGGGTGGGATGGCACTGCTGGGTCTTCCGGGTATGTCCGGTTTTGTCTCCGAGTTTATGGCTTTCCTCGGGTTGTTCCAGCGGGAGCCGGTCATTACCATCCTCGGAGTGATCGGATTGATCCTGACTGCGGTTTATACGCTGAGAGCAATTATGCAAACCAGCTTTGGTCCCATGGAAAAAAGGTGGAGCCGCCTGTCAGATATTCGCTGGACGGAAAGTGTGCCGATGCTGGCACTGTTGGCCATGATCCTGCTTATTGGCATCTATCCCGCAGTTTTGGGAGAAGCCTTGGGAACCACATTGAACATGATCGCATCGAGGATAGGAGGGTAG
- the spoIID gene encoding stage II sporulation protein D — translation MHKGMIQTVLILVGVMIAVPAVLVSLGHSLFGGSDKGEKTSPPSQVSYGGPDVKVYVTEEKKVLTIPLEQYIRGVVAAEMPADFHMEALKAQSLAARTYMADRMKRGDYSDMKKWGKPGSEAHVTDTVQHQVYLSDKKLKQNWEKKYKEYSDRVTQAVRETEGQIIQYQGEPIYAAFFSTSNGRTENSEDYFEEEYPYLRSVPSPWDKSSPKYEDRVSFTKKDFLNKLVEKTGKQVALSASSGNGWIKVLETTEGGRIGKLQVGDQQLTGRQVREALDLSSSDFSWEIKGDRITLTTRGYGHGVGMSQWGANLLAREGKKAKDIIRYYYRGVEIMPGQYAQSP, via the coding sequence ATGCATAAGGGAATGATCCAGACGGTATTGATATTGGTTGGTGTGATGATTGCGGTTCCGGCTGTTTTGGTAAGCCTGGGCCATTCGCTTTTTGGCGGTTCCGATAAAGGGGAAAAAACCTCTCCACCCTCACAGGTTTCTTATGGGGGGCCCGATGTGAAGGTCTATGTGACAGAGGAGAAGAAAGTGCTGACGATCCCATTGGAACAGTATATTCGAGGCGTAGTGGCGGCAGAGATGCCGGCGGATTTCCACATGGAAGCATTGAAAGCCCAATCCTTGGCTGCCCGAACGTATATGGCGGATCGTATGAAACGGGGAGATTATTCAGATATGAAGAAGTGGGGGAAGCCGGGGTCAGAGGCTCATGTTACGGATACTGTCCAGCATCAAGTCTATTTGTCGGATAAAAAACTGAAACAGAACTGGGAAAAAAAGTATAAGGAATACTCAGACAGAGTGACCCAGGCTGTCAGGGAGACTGAAGGTCAGATCATCCAATATCAGGGTGAACCTATTTATGCCGCTTTTTTTTCCACCAGTAACGGTCGCACGGAAAACTCTGAGGATTATTTCGAGGAAGAATACCCGTATCTGCGAAGTGTTCCGTCACCCTGGGACAAATCTTCTCCCAAATATGAGGATCGTGTAAGCTTTACCAAAAAAGACTTTTTGAACAAACTGGTTGAAAAAACCGGGAAACAAGTGGCCCTTTCCGCTTCTTCCGGAAATGGTTGGATAAAAGTGTTGGAAACCACTGAAGGAGGACGAATCGGAAAATTGCAAGTGGGAGACCAACAACTGACCGGCAGACAGGTTCGGGAGGCTTTGGACTTGTCTTCGTCTGATTTTTCCTGGGAGATAAAAGGGGATCGGATTACTCTTACCACCCGTGGCTACGGGCATGGAGTGGGCATGAGTCAATGGGGAGCCAACCTGTTGGCCCGGGAAGGGAAAAAAGCGAAGGATATCATCCGCTACTATTATCGGGGTGTGGAGATCATGCCGGGACAATATGCCCAAAGCCCTTGA
- a CDS encoding DUF1146 family protein, with protein MDGATGFGVTALVNILITLFSIGVCWWVLMNLRLDLFLKDPKGVKAKVFYVILSIVLGHGLASFLIDYFGWSGMLRYLFG; from the coding sequence ATGGATGGAGCGACGGGCTTCGGTGTCACTGCACTCGTCAACATCTTGATAACTTTGTTCAGTATCGGAGTTTGCTGGTGGGTCTTAATGAATTTACGTCTGGATTTGTTCTTGAAGGATCCCAAAGGCGTAAAGGCCAAAGTTTTTTACGTGATTTTATCCATCGTCTTGGGTCATGGACTGGCTTCCTTTCTCATTGATTATTTCGGTTGGTCCGGTATGCTCAGATATCTTTTTGGTTGA